A single region of the Malus sylvestris chromosome 8, drMalSylv7.2, whole genome shotgun sequence genome encodes:
- the LOC126632253 gene encoding amino acid permease 3-like encodes MCKRGFWQILGDGCLQWNQLQFHNSPAFDVSLDVQGGSKIVDEDGRLIRTGTLWTASSHIITAVIGSGVLSLTWAIAQLGWIAGPVVMVMFSFITYYTSTLLVSCYRDPVTGKRSCTYSDAVRSHLGKVQVKMCGFIQQLNLFGTTIGYTVTAAISMVAIKRSTCFHNSGGKDPCLTSSNPYMLAFGISEIILSQIPNFDKLSWLSIVAAFMSFTYSGIGLALGIAKVAENGKIKGSMSGMSIGVVTPAQKMWRTFQALGDIAFAFSYSIILIEIQDTVKSPPCETKTMKKATQLSLAVTSIFYILCGCMGYAAFGDLAPGNLLTDKGLSSPFWLIDIANAAIVIHLVGAYQVFAQPIFALVEKTAAKFFPDSQFITKDIKITIPRLGSYNLNLFSLVWRTLFVILTTVISMILPFFNNVVGFLGALGYWPLTVYFPVEMYIAQKKIPKWSMRWICLEILSFCVLAIALCAAGGSVTGVVHDLKVYRPFKTSN; translated from the exons ATGTGTAAACGAGGATTCTGGCAAATCTTAGGGGATGGTTGTCTTCAGTG GAACCAGCTGCAGTTTCACAACAGCCCAGCTTTTGATGTCTCACTCGATGTGCAAGGAGGCTCCAAAATCGTCGATGAAGATGGCCGCCTCATAAGAACCG GAACTCTCTGGACGGCAAGTTCACACATAATTACTGCTGTGATTGGGTCTGGAGTTCTGTCCTTGACTTGGGCCATAGCTCAGCTTGGATGGATTGCTGGTCCTGTTGTGATGGTCATGTTCTCCTTCATCACCTACTACACTTCAACTCTTCTTGTTTCCTGCTATCGTGATCCCGTCACTGGAAAGAGAAGCTGCACTTACTCGGATGCTGTTCGATCCCACCTTG GTAAAGTTCAGGTCAAAATGTGTGGATTTATTCAGCAATTGAACCTTTTTGGAACTACTATTGGCTATACTGTAACGGCAGCTATAAGCATGGT GGCAATAAAAAGATCTACTTGCTTCCACAATAGTGGTGGAAAAGATCCATGCCTTACCAGCAGCAATCCCTATATGCTAGCTTTTGGAATCTCGGAAATTATATTGTCTCAAATTCCAAACTTTGATAAGTTGTCTTGGCTCTCCATTGTTGCTGCATTCATGTCCTTCACTTACTCTGGAATTGGACTAGCCCTTGGAATTGCTAAAGTTGCTG AAAATGGAAAAATCAAGGGAAGCATGTCCGGAATGAGCATTGGGGTTGTGACTCCAGCCCAAAAGATGTGGAGGACCTTCCAAGCACTTGGTGACATAGCTTTTGCCTTCTCTTACTCAATCATCCTCATTGAAATTCAG GACACAGTTAAATCCCCACCATGTGAAACCAAAACAATGAAGAAGGCCACTCAACTTAGTTTGGCAGTGACATCCATTTTCTACATTCTATGCGGCTGCATGGGCTACGCTGCTTTTGGAGACTTAGCTCCGGGAAACCTCCTTACTGACAAAGGCTTATCCAGCCCATTTTGGCTCATCGACATAGCCAATGCCGCCATTGTGATCCACCTTGTTGGTGCATACCAAGTTTTCGCCCAACCCATTTTCGCATTGGTCGAAAAAACGGCAGCAAAATTTTTTCCAGACAGCCAGTTCATCACAAAAGACATCAAAATAACAATCCCGCGTTTAGGTTCCTACAACCTTAACCTCTTCAGTTTAGTTTGGAGAACATTATTTGTGATTCTAACCACTGTGATCTCCATGATCCTCCCATTCTTCAACAATGTGGTTGGATTTCTCGGGGCTTTGGGGTATTGGCCACTCACAGTTTATTTCCCCGTGGAGATGTACATTGCTCAAAAGAAGATACCAAAGTGGAGCATGAGATGGATTTGCCTCGAAATCCTCAGTTTTTGTGTCCTTGCAATCGCCTTATGTGCTGCAGGTGGTTCAGTTACTGGTGTGGTTCATGATCTCAAGGTCTACAGGCCCTTCAAAACCAGCAATTAA